A genome region from Frankineae bacterium MT45 includes the following:
- a CDS encoding precorrin-3B synthase encodes MTPLPARAEADRCPGALTLHEAADGLLARVRLPGGFVDARVLSGLGEMATRFGDGRLELTSRGNVQLRSIAATQTEALADELAALGLLPSLTHERVRNIVASPLAGLNGADVGRAESGLEPYVAALDQTICATAELAELSGRFLFGFDDGSGDIAQLTPDVTAHRDDGGWLLSPGGFRVSAADGDDAGAVAAAMVTLAIAFLQVRAELDSTAWRIADLNVDGDVNGVVDGRQRVAERAAGLGLFVAGRTPLQPAPPQPAPPTSPPAGVIAQRTGGSAVVVVAPLGRLTSAQATRLAELIGQRPARITPWRSVVIVDVDEPDRVVQLIRADGLDVGAESIWNNLSACAGRPGCAKSYADVQADAARAVAGGQRVPATASGLADIGGAHRPSGLPVHWSGCSRRCGHPNTQYVDVLAGPDGYHVDDSAAAAPNDPDHQ; translated from the coding sequence GTGACCCCGCTACCCGCGCGCGCTGAGGCTGACCGCTGCCCGGGTGCACTCACCCTCCACGAGGCCGCGGACGGGCTACTGGCCCGGGTGCGCCTCCCGGGTGGCTTCGTCGACGCCCGGGTGCTCTCTGGCCTGGGCGAGATGGCCACCCGCTTCGGTGACGGCCGCCTGGAGCTGACTTCACGGGGCAACGTTCAGCTGCGCTCGATCGCGGCGACGCAGACCGAGGCGCTGGCCGACGAGCTGGCGGCGCTCGGTCTGCTCCCCTCACTGACCCATGAGCGGGTCCGCAACATCGTCGCCTCCCCGCTGGCCGGCCTGAATGGTGCTGACGTGGGGCGTGCCGAGAGCGGGCTCGAACCTTACGTGGCGGCGCTGGACCAGACGATCTGTGCCACCGCCGAGCTGGCCGAACTCTCCGGACGCTTCCTCTTCGGATTCGACGACGGCAGTGGTGATATCGCGCAGCTGACGCCCGACGTCACCGCCCATCGCGACGACGGCGGATGGCTCCTCTCTCCGGGCGGGTTCCGCGTATCGGCCGCGGATGGAGACGACGCCGGCGCAGTGGCCGCGGCGATGGTCACCCTCGCGATCGCGTTCCTGCAGGTGCGGGCCGAGCTCGACTCGACGGCCTGGCGGATCGCCGACCTCAACGTCGACGGAGACGTCAACGGAGTCGTCGACGGGCGGCAGCGGGTCGCCGAGCGGGCCGCCGGTCTCGGGCTGTTCGTCGCGGGCCGTACCCCACTGCAGCCTGCCCCACCGCAGCCTGCCCCGCCGACGTCTCCTCCGGCCGGCGTGATCGCTCAACGGACGGGCGGCAGCGCGGTGGTCGTGGTCGCCCCACTCGGGCGCCTAACGTCGGCTCAGGCCACCCGGCTGGCTGAGCTCATCGGCCAGCGGCCGGCCCGGATCACACCCTGGCGCAGCGTCGTCATCGTTGATGTGGACGAACCGGACCGGGTGGTGCAACTCATCCGGGCCGACGGTCTCGACGTCGGGGCGGAGTCGATCTGGAACAATCTCTCCGCCTGTGCAGGACGTCCAGGCTGCGCGAAATCGTATGCGGACGTCCAGGCTGATGCCGCACGCGCAGTGGCCGGCGGGCAGCGGGTGCCGGCCACCGCCTCCGGGTTGGCCGATATCGGCGGCGCCCACCGACCCAGCGGACTGCCGGTGCACTGGAGCGGCTGCAGCCGCCGCTGCGGGCACCCGAACACGCAGTATGTAGACGTTCTCGCGGGACCGGACGGCTACCACGTCGATGATTCAGCGGCAGCCGCGCCGAACGACCCAGACCACCAGTGA